TGGACCTTTGCACCCCGTTGACTCTGTTAAACAGGACAAAGGCAAGGCTGAGTGTCAGGGTGTACCCAATTGCTGTGGCGAGGCTCGGCGCCCTCTAGGGCAAGTTCTGAACTCTGATTAGTGACAGGATAGATTGTGGGGGGTTTTCCCATCTTTTCAGAAGCAGTTCTTTGTTTGGCATAGGCCTTATGGCTTAAGTCTCGCAGCTGTTGGGTGGACATAGTCCGTGGGCAAGCCAGAACCCCCAAATGGTGACTCACTGTTGGGTGCAGGTTACGGAGGAACAGAGTTTTGAAATTGAATTCTTCTTCCATTCCTGGCTCATTCCGTGCTCCGAAGTATGCTTGTCTGAGCCTGTTGTAGAAAGACTGCGTGGTTTCCTGTCTGCCCTGTTTAAGGTCCATGGCCGTAATCAGCCCTTGCTCTGATTCTGGATCAGAGAATTCTTTAATCAAAGCCTGCTGCAGTTGTTGGTAATCCACTTTGACTGTTTCTGGCTGTCGGTCTAGAAAGCTCCGGACTTCACGGCTGGCGGTGATTCTGAGCAGGTACAGTCTGTCTCGTGTGGTAACATtggcaacagtttgcaagtgaaaaTCAATGTCTTTTAAATAGTCGTGCACATCGTGGCCTCCTGCAGGGCTTGGAGTGAAAGTGGGAATGTTTCTAGCCAGCTTATCCAATTCTTTAG
This portion of the Myxocyprinus asiaticus isolate MX2 ecotype Aquarium Trade chromosome 14, UBuf_Myxa_2, whole genome shotgun sequence genome encodes:
- the LOC127451650 gene encoding uncharacterized protein LOC127451650, which gives rise to MHTTEFPLTSRLIPPRQESPLLKTSPASIPEPPAAERGWEPFQRLSSSHGVSPKELDKLARNIPTFTPSPAGGHDVHDYLKDIDFHLQTVANVTTRDRLYLLRITASREVRSFLDRQPETVKVDYQQLQQALIKEFSDPESEQGLITAMDLKQGRQETTQSFYNRLRQAYFGARNEPGMEEEFNFKTLFLRNLHPTVSHHLGVLACPRTMSTQQLRDLSHKAYAKQRTASEKMGKPPTIYPVTNQSSELALEGAEPRHSNWVHPDTQPCLCPV